Genomic DNA from Mixophyes fleayi isolate aMixFle1 chromosome 7, aMixFle1.hap1, whole genome shotgun sequence:
GGTAGAGCAATGGTCCTCTCCATATCGGAGTAGGTTTTATTATAAGGCTCCCTCCTGTGTTGATCTGGGCTTTGTAATAATACCTCTCAGTATCGGttgtttttattgtgtgttcTCAGATGGTCGGCATCGGAACATCCGACGTGAACCTAGACAAGTATCGTCACACCTTCTGCAGTCTGTTGGGGAAAGATGCAGAGAGTTGGGGTCTCTCGTACACAGGTAATAGCAGTAACGCACAACCAGACATTGGCGTGATATGTGGAAAGGACAGAATCCAATGACCTGTTACGTTTTCCCACATATTCCTCTTTCTCCTCTGTCTGCCAGGCCTACTCCAGCACAAAGGAGACAAAAGCAACTTCTCTTCCCGTTTCGGCCAGGGCTCGATTATTGGGGTGCACCTGGATACGTGGCATGGAGTGTTGACTTTCTACAAGAACAGGAAGTGCATAGGTAACCTATGCTTCAATTTCTACTATGTAGATTGTTATCAGAGCACATCCTTGTAAGTGTCCTCACAGCGGGGGCagacattttttcccccaaaccaATATTCAAGATAAGTTAGCCTGTTAACTTACTAGGAACTACTACTATGGCAGCCGGTATTGTGTATATGTTTAGATTAGCAGCAGTGTATGTTAGTGCTGTAGAATATTGTCCTGGAATGGCACTGCTACCTTGTTTCTCTTGCCTTCTAGGAGTCGCAGCCACCCAGCTGAGGAACCAGAAGCTATTCCCTATGGTCTGCTCTACAGCTGCCAAGAGCAGCATGAAAGTAATACGATCGTGTTGCTGCCGCACCTCCCTCCAGTACCTGTGTTGTGCCCGCCTGCGGCAGCTCCTTCCGGATAGCGTGGACTCTCTGTCGGCCTTACCTCTCCCTCCTGGTCTCAAACAAGTGCTGAGTAACAAGCTGGGGTGGGTTTTGCAGATGGGTATAACACCATCCAGGCAGCGGAAAAATGACACTTCAGCCACAGCCTCCTGCGGGAGTGACTCGGACAGCAGCTGCCCGCCGGGGCTAGAGGACTGTCAGAGGAAGCGGTGCCGCAGGATCTAACAGCGGATGGAGGCAAGGGGTACCGTCCTTGGGACCCTTTCACCACCATCTGGCAATACGTCCCACTGTGAACTCTTGTATAGGACAAAGAAAACGAGATATCCTCTCCAAA
This window encodes:
- the SPSB3 gene encoding SPRY domain-containing SOCS box protein 3 isoform X1 — its product is MARRPRNSRAWRFVLSGVRRDQDTRAPALQTGDDSWGYDSDGQHSNSDSEIEMLHFPPSIPSAVPVTGESYCSCDSQNGAYCSSLHTFHQIKNCQCGEEDDYFDWVWDDGSKSTATVLSCDNRKVSFHMEYSCGTAAIRGDKMLTKGQHFWEIKMTSPVYGTDMMVGIGTSDVNLDKYRHTFCSLLGKDAESWGLSYTGLLQHKGDKSNFSSRFGQGSIIGVHLDTWHGVLTFYKNRKCIGVAATQLRNQKLFPMVCSTAAKSSMKVIRSCCCRTSLQYLCCARLRQLLPDSVDSLSALPLPPGLKQVLSNKLGWVLQMGITPSRQRKNDTSATASCGSDSDSSCPPGLEDCQRKRCRRI
- the SPSB3 gene encoding SPRY domain-containing SOCS box protein 3 isoform X2 translates to MLHFPPSIPSAVPVTGESYCSCDSQNGAYCSSLHTFHQIKNCQCGEEDDYFDWVWDDGSKSTATVLSCDNRKVSFHMEYSCGTAAIRGDKMLTKGQHFWEIKMTSPVYGTDMMVGIGTSDVNLDKYRHTFCSLLGKDAESWGLSYTGLLQHKGDKSNFSSRFGQGSIIGVHLDTWHGVLTFYKNRKCIGVAATQLRNQKLFPMVCSTAAKSSMKVIRSCCCRTSLQYLCCARLRQLLPDSVDSLSALPLPPGLKQVLSNKLGWVLQMGITPSRQRKNDTSATASCGSDSDSSCPPGLEDCQRKRCRRI